The following are from one region of the Muntiacus reevesi chromosome 3, mMunRee1.1, whole genome shotgun sequence genome:
- the NHSL3 gene encoding NHS-like protein 3 isoform X2 has translation MAARAPPAAPAADEPGGPGGPPRRKKSRSGASGLRRAFSWLRGKRRKKKAAGAEGAEPAAPRAKKADDKARKAKGSAKAESDKRLSVGPGQGPGSVVDDHQDNVFFPSGRPPHLEELHTQAQEGLRSLQHQEKQKLNKGAWDHGDTQSLQSSRTGPDDDSISFCSQTTSYTAESSTAEDALSIRSEMIQRKGSTFRPHDSFPKPSGKSGRRRRERRSTVLGLPQHVQKELGLRNEREAPGTPRPLGPRDAVRIPTVDGRPAGPAAGPGARVSLQALEAEAEAGAEALLQRHIDRIYRDDTLVGRSMGARPPPLTRPMSLAVPGLTGGAGPPEPLSPAMSISPQATYLSKLIPHAVLPPTVDVVALGRCSLRTLSRCSLLSASPASVRSLGRFSSVSSPRPRSRHPSSSSDTWSHSQSSETIVSDGSTLSSKGGSEGRPESSVANSSVAPPPPGGSGRGSPSGGSTAEASDTVSIRSGGQLSGRSVSLRKLKRPPPPPRRTHSLHQRSSAVPDGPLGLPPKPERKQQLQPPRPPTTGGSAGMAAPPCPPSSAGGWVSGLSPSGSRRPPRSPERTLSPSSGYSSQSGTPTLPPKGLAGAPASPGKAHPPKPERVTSLRSPEASVSSSLTSLCSSSSDPAPSDRSGPHMSTALGDRFFIPPHPKVAAPFSPPPSKPKSPNQAAPAPAIVPGPVSTTAASPESPPTPQTSLTPPQASPAASKDQSPPPSPPPSYHPPPPPTKKPEVAEGALSAPETAEEPLQDPNWPPPPPPTPEEQDLSMADFPPPEEAFFSVASPEPTGSSPLPEASLPAVSCQSQPSGTPDPPPAPPAPPAAGSVAGLLAKAPRKEPVGCSKGGGLPREDAGAPLVTPSLLQTVRLRSVGAPTVAPNPASGPSPPQKPLRRALSGRASPASAASSGLHAAVRLKASNLAVSAGPVGAQPNGPPEAEPRSPASTASFIFSKGTKKLQLERPVSPETQADLQRNLVAELRSISEQRPPQAPKKPPKAPPPVARKPSGGVPLPTSPSFPRAEPLTAPPTNGLPHAEDRTKEELAENGGVLQLVGPEEQKLGPPSTDPQKELA, from the exons gctctgccaagGCCGAGAGCGACAAACGACTGAGTGTAGGGCCCGGCCAGGGTCCAGGGTCTGTAGTGGATGACCACCAGGACAATGTCTTCTTCCCCAGTGGGCGACCGCCTCACCTAGAAGAGTTACACACACAGGCCCAGGAGGGGCTCCGTTCCCTCCAGCACCAAG aaaaacagaaactgaACAAGGGTGCCTGGGACCATGGAGACACCCAGAGCTTACAG TCTTCCCGCACTGGGCCAGATGATGATAGCATCTCCTTCTGCAGCCAGACCACGTCCTACACGGCTGAGAGCTCCACGGCAGAGGACGCGCTCTCCATCCGCTCTGAGATGATCCAGCGCAAAG GCTCCACCTTCCGGCCCCACGACTCGTTTCCCAAACCATCTGGAAAGTCGGGGAGGCGGCGTCGCGAGCGGCGGAGCACCGTGCTGGGACTGCCGCAGCACGTGCAGAAGGAACTCG GCCTGCGGAATGAGCGTGAGGCACCAGGTACGCCTCGGCCTCTAGGTCCACGGGATGCTGTGCGCATTCCCACAGTGGATGGTCGTCCGGCAGGCCCGGCCGCGGGGCCGGGGGCCAGGGTGTCCCTGCAGGCGCTGGAGGCAGAGGCCGAAGCCGGGGCCGAGGCCCTGCTGCAGCGCCACATCGACCGCATCTACCGCGATGACACGCTCGTCGGCCGGTCCATGGGGGCCCGGCCCCCGCCGCTCACCCGGCCCATGTCCCTCGCAGTGCCTGGACTGACGGGAGGGGCCGGGCCTCCAGAACCCCTGAGCCCGGCCATGTCCATCTCGCCCCAAGCCACCTACTTGTCGAAGCTGATCCCACACGCCGTGCTGCCGCCCACCGTGGACGTGGTGGCCCTGGGCCGCTGCAGCCTGCGCACCCTGAGCCGCTGCAGCCTGCTCTCAGCCAGCCCGGCCTCCGTCCGCTCTCTGGGCCGCTTCTCCTCGGTCTCCAGCCCGCGACCCCGTAGCCGCCACCCTTCCTCCTCCAGCGACACCTGGAGCCACTCTCAGTCCTCCGAGACCATCGTGTCTGACGGCTCCACCCTCTCCTCTAAGGGTGGCTCTGAGGGCCGGCCAGAGAGCTCCGTGGCCAACAGTAGCGTGGCGCCCCCTCCCCCGGGGGGCAGCGGGCGGGGCTCTCCCAGCGGGGGCAGCACCGCGGAAGCCTCGGACACTGTCAGCATTCGGAGCGGGGGCCAGCTGTCTGGCCGGAGCGTGTCCCTACGTAAGCTGAAGCGGCCCCCGCCGCCTCCCCGCCGGACCCACTCGCTACATCAGCGCAGCTCAGCGGTCCCTGATGGGCCCTTGGGGCTGCCTCCCAAGCCCGAACGGAAGCAGCAGCTGCAGCCGCCCCGGCCGCCCACCACTGGAGGGTCGGCAGGCATGGCGGCCCCACCCTGTCCACCCAGCTCGGCAGGTGGCTGGGTGTCTGGCTTGTCTCCGAGTGGCTCCCGGCGCCCCCCACGCTCCCCGGAACGGACACTCTCACCCTCCAGTGGATACTCGAGCCAAAGTGGTACCCCTACCCTCCCTCCCAAGGGTCTAGCAGGGGCCCCTGCTTCCCCAGGCAAGGCCCACCCCCCCAAACCAGAACGTGTCACTTCCCTTCGATCTCCCGAGGCCTCCGTCTCCTCTTCCCTCACGTCTCTGTGTTCCTCTTCCTCTGATCCAGCACCCTCAGACCGCTCTGGTCCTCACATGTCCACCGCCCTGGGTGACAGGTTTTTCATACCTCCTCACCCTAAGGTGGCCGCCCCCTTCTCCCCGCCTCCCTCTAAGCCCAAGAGTCCGAACCAAGCTGCCCCTGCTCCTGCTATAGTCCCTGGACCCGTCTCTACCACCGCTGCCAGTCCTGAGTCCCCACCCACTCCGCAGACATCCCTGACCCCACCTCAGGCATCTCCTGCTGCCTCCAAAGACCAGTCACCCCCTccgtccccacccccatcttatcacccacccccaccccccactaagAAGCCAGAGGTGGCTGAGGGGGCCCTGTCTGCCCCGGAGACTGCCGAGGAGCCCCTCCAAGATCCCAActggccccctcccccgcctcctaCCCCAGAGGAGCAGGACCTGTCTATGGCCGACTTCCCACCACCCGAGGAAGCCTTTTTCTCAGTGGCTAGCCCCGAGCCCACAGGCTCTTCACCCCTCCCGGAGGCCTCCTTACCTGCTGTTTCCTGTCAGAGCCAGCCCTCTGGTACCCCAGACCCTCCTCCAGCCCCGCCAGCCCCACCTGCTGCTGGCTCTGTCGCCGGGCTTCTGGCTAAGGCCCCTCGGAAGGAGCCGGTGGGCTGCAGCAAGGGCGGGGGCCTTCCCCGGGAGGATGCCGGCGCGCCCCTGGTCACACCCTCACTCCTGCAGACGGTTCGGCTGCGCTCTGTGGGCGCTCCCACGGTGGCTCCAAATCCAGCATCGGGGCCATCGCCCCCCCAGAAGCCACTCCGAAGGGCCCTGTCTGGGCGGGCCAGCCCTGCGTCTGCCGCCTCCTCGGGGCTCCACGCGGCTGTTCGGCTCAAGGCCTCTAACCTGGCTGTCAGTGCGGGCCCTGTGGGTGCCCAGCCCAATGGACCACCTGAGGCAGAGCCACGGTCCCCTGCCTCTACGGCCAGCTTCATCTTCTCCAAGGGCACTAAGAAGCTGCAGCTGGAGCGGCCCGTGTCCCCGGAGACCCAGGCTGACCTCCAACGGAACCTGGTGGCTGAACTAAGGAGCATCTCAGAGCAACGGCCACCCCAGGCCCCGAAGAAGCCACCTAAGGCCCCCCCGCCCGTGGCTCGCAAGCCTTCTGGGGGCgtccctcttcccacctcccccagctTTCCTCGGGCTGAGCCCCTTACTGCGCCTCCCACCAACGGGCTCCCCCATGCCGAGGACAGGACTAAGGAGGAGCTGGCAGAGAATGGAGGTGTCCTGCAGCTGGTGGGCCCAGAGGAGCAAAAACTGGGCCCGCCCAGTACAG ACCCACAGAAAGAGCTGGCCTGA
- the NHSL3 gene encoding NHS-like protein 3 isoform X4 yields MVVFLGRHLPALLGLFKKKGSAKAESDKRLSVGPGQGPGSVVDDHQDNVFFPSGRPPHLEELHTQAQEGLRSLQHQEKQKLNKGAWDHGDTQSLQSSRTGPDDDSISFCSQTTSYTAESSTAEDALSIRSEMIQRKGSTFRPHDSFPKPSGKSGRRRRERRSTVLGLPQHVQKELGLRNEREAPGTPRPLGPRDAVRIPTVDGRPAGPAAGPGARVSLQALEAEAEAGAEALLQRHIDRIYRDDTLVGRSMGARPPPLTRPMSLAVPGLTGGAGPPEPLSPAMSISPQATYLSKLIPHAVLPPTVDVVALGRCSLRTLSRCSLLSASPASVRSLGRFSSVSSPRPRSRHPSSSSDTWSHSQSSETIVSDGSTLSSKGGSEGRPESSVANSSVAPPPPGGSGRGSPSGGSTAEASDTVSIRSGGQLSGRSVSLRKLKRPPPPPRRTHSLHQRSSAVPDGPLGLPPKPERKQQLQPPRPPTTGGSAGMAAPPCPPSSAGGWVSGLSPSGSRRPPRSPERTLSPSSGYSSQSGTPTLPPKGLAGAPASPGKAHPPKPERVTSLRSPEASVSSSLTSLCSSSSDPAPSDRSGPHMSTALGDRFFIPPHPKVAAPFSPPPSKPKSPNQAAPAPAIVPGPVSTTAASPESPPTPQTSLTPPQASPAASKDQSPPPSPPPSYHPPPPPTKKPEVAEGALSAPETAEEPLQDPNWPPPPPPTPEEQDLSMADFPPPEEAFFSVASPEPTGSSPLPEASLPAVSCQSQPSGTPDPPPAPPAPPAAGSVAGLLAKAPRKEPVGCSKGGGLPREDAGAPLVTPSLLQTVRLRSVGAPTVAPNPASGPSPPQKPLRRALSGRASPASAASSGLHAAVRLKASNLAVSAGPVGAQPNGPPEAEPRSPASTASFIFSKGTKKLQLERPVSPETQADLQRNLVAELRSISEQRPPQAPKKPPKAPPPVARKPSGGVPLPTSPSFPRAEPLTAPPTNGLPHAEDRTKEELAENGGVLQLVGPEEQKLGPPSTDPQKELA; encoded by the exons ATGGTGGTGTTCCTGGGCCGCCACCTCCCGGCGCTCCTCGGGCTCTTTAAGAAGAAGG gctctgccaagGCCGAGAGCGACAAACGACTGAGTGTAGGGCCCGGCCAGGGTCCAGGGTCTGTAGTGGATGACCACCAGGACAATGTCTTCTTCCCCAGTGGGCGACCGCCTCACCTAGAAGAGTTACACACACAGGCCCAGGAGGGGCTCCGTTCCCTCCAGCACCAAG aaaaacagaaactgaACAAGGGTGCCTGGGACCATGGAGACACCCAGAGCTTACAG TCTTCCCGCACTGGGCCAGATGATGATAGCATCTCCTTCTGCAGCCAGACCACGTCCTACACGGCTGAGAGCTCCACGGCAGAGGACGCGCTCTCCATCCGCTCTGAGATGATCCAGCGCAAAG GCTCCACCTTCCGGCCCCACGACTCGTTTCCCAAACCATCTGGAAAGTCGGGGAGGCGGCGTCGCGAGCGGCGGAGCACCGTGCTGGGACTGCCGCAGCACGTGCAGAAGGAACTCG GCCTGCGGAATGAGCGTGAGGCACCAGGTACGCCTCGGCCTCTAGGTCCACGGGATGCTGTGCGCATTCCCACAGTGGATGGTCGTCCGGCAGGCCCGGCCGCGGGGCCGGGGGCCAGGGTGTCCCTGCAGGCGCTGGAGGCAGAGGCCGAAGCCGGGGCCGAGGCCCTGCTGCAGCGCCACATCGACCGCATCTACCGCGATGACACGCTCGTCGGCCGGTCCATGGGGGCCCGGCCCCCGCCGCTCACCCGGCCCATGTCCCTCGCAGTGCCTGGACTGACGGGAGGGGCCGGGCCTCCAGAACCCCTGAGCCCGGCCATGTCCATCTCGCCCCAAGCCACCTACTTGTCGAAGCTGATCCCACACGCCGTGCTGCCGCCCACCGTGGACGTGGTGGCCCTGGGCCGCTGCAGCCTGCGCACCCTGAGCCGCTGCAGCCTGCTCTCAGCCAGCCCGGCCTCCGTCCGCTCTCTGGGCCGCTTCTCCTCGGTCTCCAGCCCGCGACCCCGTAGCCGCCACCCTTCCTCCTCCAGCGACACCTGGAGCCACTCTCAGTCCTCCGAGACCATCGTGTCTGACGGCTCCACCCTCTCCTCTAAGGGTGGCTCTGAGGGCCGGCCAGAGAGCTCCGTGGCCAACAGTAGCGTGGCGCCCCCTCCCCCGGGGGGCAGCGGGCGGGGCTCTCCCAGCGGGGGCAGCACCGCGGAAGCCTCGGACACTGTCAGCATTCGGAGCGGGGGCCAGCTGTCTGGCCGGAGCGTGTCCCTACGTAAGCTGAAGCGGCCCCCGCCGCCTCCCCGCCGGACCCACTCGCTACATCAGCGCAGCTCAGCGGTCCCTGATGGGCCCTTGGGGCTGCCTCCCAAGCCCGAACGGAAGCAGCAGCTGCAGCCGCCCCGGCCGCCCACCACTGGAGGGTCGGCAGGCATGGCGGCCCCACCCTGTCCACCCAGCTCGGCAGGTGGCTGGGTGTCTGGCTTGTCTCCGAGTGGCTCCCGGCGCCCCCCACGCTCCCCGGAACGGACACTCTCACCCTCCAGTGGATACTCGAGCCAAAGTGGTACCCCTACCCTCCCTCCCAAGGGTCTAGCAGGGGCCCCTGCTTCCCCAGGCAAGGCCCACCCCCCCAAACCAGAACGTGTCACTTCCCTTCGATCTCCCGAGGCCTCCGTCTCCTCTTCCCTCACGTCTCTGTGTTCCTCTTCCTCTGATCCAGCACCCTCAGACCGCTCTGGTCCTCACATGTCCACCGCCCTGGGTGACAGGTTTTTCATACCTCCTCACCCTAAGGTGGCCGCCCCCTTCTCCCCGCCTCCCTCTAAGCCCAAGAGTCCGAACCAAGCTGCCCCTGCTCCTGCTATAGTCCCTGGACCCGTCTCTACCACCGCTGCCAGTCCTGAGTCCCCACCCACTCCGCAGACATCCCTGACCCCACCTCAGGCATCTCCTGCTGCCTCCAAAGACCAGTCACCCCCTccgtccccacccccatcttatcacccacccccaccccccactaagAAGCCAGAGGTGGCTGAGGGGGCCCTGTCTGCCCCGGAGACTGCCGAGGAGCCCCTCCAAGATCCCAActggccccctcccccgcctcctaCCCCAGAGGAGCAGGACCTGTCTATGGCCGACTTCCCACCACCCGAGGAAGCCTTTTTCTCAGTGGCTAGCCCCGAGCCCACAGGCTCTTCACCCCTCCCGGAGGCCTCCTTACCTGCTGTTTCCTGTCAGAGCCAGCCCTCTGGTACCCCAGACCCTCCTCCAGCCCCGCCAGCCCCACCTGCTGCTGGCTCTGTCGCCGGGCTTCTGGCTAAGGCCCCTCGGAAGGAGCCGGTGGGCTGCAGCAAGGGCGGGGGCCTTCCCCGGGAGGATGCCGGCGCGCCCCTGGTCACACCCTCACTCCTGCAGACGGTTCGGCTGCGCTCTGTGGGCGCTCCCACGGTGGCTCCAAATCCAGCATCGGGGCCATCGCCCCCCCAGAAGCCACTCCGAAGGGCCCTGTCTGGGCGGGCCAGCCCTGCGTCTGCCGCCTCCTCGGGGCTCCACGCGGCTGTTCGGCTCAAGGCCTCTAACCTGGCTGTCAGTGCGGGCCCTGTGGGTGCCCAGCCCAATGGACCACCTGAGGCAGAGCCACGGTCCCCTGCCTCTACGGCCAGCTTCATCTTCTCCAAGGGCACTAAGAAGCTGCAGCTGGAGCGGCCCGTGTCCCCGGAGACCCAGGCTGACCTCCAACGGAACCTGGTGGCTGAACTAAGGAGCATCTCAGAGCAACGGCCACCCCAGGCCCCGAAGAAGCCACCTAAGGCCCCCCCGCCCGTGGCTCGCAAGCCTTCTGGGGGCgtccctcttcccacctcccccagctTTCCTCGGGCTGAGCCCCTTACTGCGCCTCCCACCAACGGGCTCCCCCATGCCGAGGACAGGACTAAGGAGGAGCTGGCAGAGAATGGAGGTGTCCTGCAGCTGGTGGGCCCAGAGGAGCAAAAACTGGGCCCGCCCAGTACAG ACCCACAGAAAGAGCTGGCCTGA
- the NHSL3 gene encoding NHS-like protein 3 isoform X1 has product MAARAPPAAPAADEPGGPGGPPRRKKSRSGASGLRRAFSWLRGKRRKKKAAGAEGAEPAAPRAKKADDKARKAKGKGRGSAKAESDKRLSVGPGQGPGSVVDDHQDNVFFPSGRPPHLEELHTQAQEGLRSLQHQEKQKLNKGAWDHGDTQSLQSSRTGPDDDSISFCSQTTSYTAESSTAEDALSIRSEMIQRKGSTFRPHDSFPKPSGKSGRRRRERRSTVLGLPQHVQKELGLRNEREAPGTPRPLGPRDAVRIPTVDGRPAGPAAGPGARVSLQALEAEAEAGAEALLQRHIDRIYRDDTLVGRSMGARPPPLTRPMSLAVPGLTGGAGPPEPLSPAMSISPQATYLSKLIPHAVLPPTVDVVALGRCSLRTLSRCSLLSASPASVRSLGRFSSVSSPRPRSRHPSSSSDTWSHSQSSETIVSDGSTLSSKGGSEGRPESSVANSSVAPPPPGGSGRGSPSGGSTAEASDTVSIRSGGQLSGRSVSLRKLKRPPPPPRRTHSLHQRSSAVPDGPLGLPPKPERKQQLQPPRPPTTGGSAGMAAPPCPPSSAGGWVSGLSPSGSRRPPRSPERTLSPSSGYSSQSGTPTLPPKGLAGAPASPGKAHPPKPERVTSLRSPEASVSSSLTSLCSSSSDPAPSDRSGPHMSTALGDRFFIPPHPKVAAPFSPPPSKPKSPNQAAPAPAIVPGPVSTTAASPESPPTPQTSLTPPQASPAASKDQSPPPSPPPSYHPPPPPTKKPEVAEGALSAPETAEEPLQDPNWPPPPPPTPEEQDLSMADFPPPEEAFFSVASPEPTGSSPLPEASLPAVSCQSQPSGTPDPPPAPPAPPAAGSVAGLLAKAPRKEPVGCSKGGGLPREDAGAPLVTPSLLQTVRLRSVGAPTVAPNPASGPSPPQKPLRRALSGRASPASAASSGLHAAVRLKASNLAVSAGPVGAQPNGPPEAEPRSPASTASFIFSKGTKKLQLERPVSPETQADLQRNLVAELRSISEQRPPQAPKKPPKAPPPVARKPSGGVPLPTSPSFPRAEPLTAPPTNGLPHAEDRTKEELAENGGVLQLVGPEEQKLGPPSTDPQKELA; this is encoded by the exons gctctgccaagGCCGAGAGCGACAAACGACTGAGTGTAGGGCCCGGCCAGGGTCCAGGGTCTGTAGTGGATGACCACCAGGACAATGTCTTCTTCCCCAGTGGGCGACCGCCTCACCTAGAAGAGTTACACACACAGGCCCAGGAGGGGCTCCGTTCCCTCCAGCACCAAG aaaaacagaaactgaACAAGGGTGCCTGGGACCATGGAGACACCCAGAGCTTACAG TCTTCCCGCACTGGGCCAGATGATGATAGCATCTCCTTCTGCAGCCAGACCACGTCCTACACGGCTGAGAGCTCCACGGCAGAGGACGCGCTCTCCATCCGCTCTGAGATGATCCAGCGCAAAG GCTCCACCTTCCGGCCCCACGACTCGTTTCCCAAACCATCTGGAAAGTCGGGGAGGCGGCGTCGCGAGCGGCGGAGCACCGTGCTGGGACTGCCGCAGCACGTGCAGAAGGAACTCG GCCTGCGGAATGAGCGTGAGGCACCAGGTACGCCTCGGCCTCTAGGTCCACGGGATGCTGTGCGCATTCCCACAGTGGATGGTCGTCCGGCAGGCCCGGCCGCGGGGCCGGGGGCCAGGGTGTCCCTGCAGGCGCTGGAGGCAGAGGCCGAAGCCGGGGCCGAGGCCCTGCTGCAGCGCCACATCGACCGCATCTACCGCGATGACACGCTCGTCGGCCGGTCCATGGGGGCCCGGCCCCCGCCGCTCACCCGGCCCATGTCCCTCGCAGTGCCTGGACTGACGGGAGGGGCCGGGCCTCCAGAACCCCTGAGCCCGGCCATGTCCATCTCGCCCCAAGCCACCTACTTGTCGAAGCTGATCCCACACGCCGTGCTGCCGCCCACCGTGGACGTGGTGGCCCTGGGCCGCTGCAGCCTGCGCACCCTGAGCCGCTGCAGCCTGCTCTCAGCCAGCCCGGCCTCCGTCCGCTCTCTGGGCCGCTTCTCCTCGGTCTCCAGCCCGCGACCCCGTAGCCGCCACCCTTCCTCCTCCAGCGACACCTGGAGCCACTCTCAGTCCTCCGAGACCATCGTGTCTGACGGCTCCACCCTCTCCTCTAAGGGTGGCTCTGAGGGCCGGCCAGAGAGCTCCGTGGCCAACAGTAGCGTGGCGCCCCCTCCCCCGGGGGGCAGCGGGCGGGGCTCTCCCAGCGGGGGCAGCACCGCGGAAGCCTCGGACACTGTCAGCATTCGGAGCGGGGGCCAGCTGTCTGGCCGGAGCGTGTCCCTACGTAAGCTGAAGCGGCCCCCGCCGCCTCCCCGCCGGACCCACTCGCTACATCAGCGCAGCTCAGCGGTCCCTGATGGGCCCTTGGGGCTGCCTCCCAAGCCCGAACGGAAGCAGCAGCTGCAGCCGCCCCGGCCGCCCACCACTGGAGGGTCGGCAGGCATGGCGGCCCCACCCTGTCCACCCAGCTCGGCAGGTGGCTGGGTGTCTGGCTTGTCTCCGAGTGGCTCCCGGCGCCCCCCACGCTCCCCGGAACGGACACTCTCACCCTCCAGTGGATACTCGAGCCAAAGTGGTACCCCTACCCTCCCTCCCAAGGGTCTAGCAGGGGCCCCTGCTTCCCCAGGCAAGGCCCACCCCCCCAAACCAGAACGTGTCACTTCCCTTCGATCTCCCGAGGCCTCCGTCTCCTCTTCCCTCACGTCTCTGTGTTCCTCTTCCTCTGATCCAGCACCCTCAGACCGCTCTGGTCCTCACATGTCCACCGCCCTGGGTGACAGGTTTTTCATACCTCCTCACCCTAAGGTGGCCGCCCCCTTCTCCCCGCCTCCCTCTAAGCCCAAGAGTCCGAACCAAGCTGCCCCTGCTCCTGCTATAGTCCCTGGACCCGTCTCTACCACCGCTGCCAGTCCTGAGTCCCCACCCACTCCGCAGACATCCCTGACCCCACCTCAGGCATCTCCTGCTGCCTCCAAAGACCAGTCACCCCCTccgtccccacccccatcttatcacccacccccaccccccactaagAAGCCAGAGGTGGCTGAGGGGGCCCTGTCTGCCCCGGAGACTGCCGAGGAGCCCCTCCAAGATCCCAActggccccctcccccgcctcctaCCCCAGAGGAGCAGGACCTGTCTATGGCCGACTTCCCACCACCCGAGGAAGCCTTTTTCTCAGTGGCTAGCCCCGAGCCCACAGGCTCTTCACCCCTCCCGGAGGCCTCCTTACCTGCTGTTTCCTGTCAGAGCCAGCCCTCTGGTACCCCAGACCCTCCTCCAGCCCCGCCAGCCCCACCTGCTGCTGGCTCTGTCGCCGGGCTTCTGGCTAAGGCCCCTCGGAAGGAGCCGGTGGGCTGCAGCAAGGGCGGGGGCCTTCCCCGGGAGGATGCCGGCGCGCCCCTGGTCACACCCTCACTCCTGCAGACGGTTCGGCTGCGCTCTGTGGGCGCTCCCACGGTGGCTCCAAATCCAGCATCGGGGCCATCGCCCCCCCAGAAGCCACTCCGAAGGGCCCTGTCTGGGCGGGCCAGCCCTGCGTCTGCCGCCTCCTCGGGGCTCCACGCGGCTGTTCGGCTCAAGGCCTCTAACCTGGCTGTCAGTGCGGGCCCTGTGGGTGCCCAGCCCAATGGACCACCTGAGGCAGAGCCACGGTCCCCTGCCTCTACGGCCAGCTTCATCTTCTCCAAGGGCACTAAGAAGCTGCAGCTGGAGCGGCCCGTGTCCCCGGAGACCCAGGCTGACCTCCAACGGAACCTGGTGGCTGAACTAAGGAGCATCTCAGAGCAACGGCCACCCCAGGCCCCGAAGAAGCCACCTAAGGCCCCCCCGCCCGTGGCTCGCAAGCCTTCTGGGGGCgtccctcttcccacctcccccagctTTCCTCGGGCTGAGCCCCTTACTGCGCCTCCCACCAACGGGCTCCCCCATGCCGAGGACAGGACTAAGGAGGAGCTGGCAGAGAATGGAGGTGTCCTGCAGCTGGTGGGCCCAGAGGAGCAAAAACTGGGCCCGCCCAGTACAG ACCCACAGAAAGAGCTGGCCTGA